The Hordeum vulgare subsp. vulgare chromosome 4H, MorexV3_pseudomolecules_assembly, whole genome shotgun sequence genomic interval TTACTAGGTTTGCATGTCTGTAAATTCATTGATTTACTATGTCCAATTACTAGGTTTAGAATTTTTTGGGAGTTTACTCTGTAACCCCATGCATCTATACTTAGAAACAAGTAGAAATTAGATTACATGATTGTTTCAACATGGATAGTGTTAAGTAAAAAAGAAAAGGGTTATTTCTGTAATTTTGACTTTTCTGTTTACAATAAGCTTTTTTGTTGTTGCATACTTGGAATTGGCCAGTTCCTTTTTGCCGATTCATAATTTCCCACAAAAACAGTTTCCTTCTGGATAATGAAAGTGTTCAGCCTTTTTCATGTGATAGCTGACAACTACACTGGTGATGCATCTATTTTGTTTCTGCAGAGATGTCAAGATTAGGGGCCAGTCAGGGAGCCGTGCGCACTAAGTTCATCTCAAGCCCTGGTCATACCCATCGCCTATCATTCACCTACGAGGAGCTGAATGCGGCGACATTGGGCTTCCCGCAAAACCACTTCCTGGGAGAGGGTGGGTTCGGAAAGGTTTATAAAGGTGTGCTGGACGGCAACGAGGTGAGTTCATGTGTTCTATGGGCAGTTAAATAATTGCAGTCATGTTTGATAATGTATTAAACTCGGAAGATATTTTTTCTTGCTAAAATGTTAGTCGCGTGAACGACAGTGTGATGAGAAGTTAAACTGATGTGGTGAGCTCAAGAATGGATCTCGGTAGCATTTTGTTTCGTATTTTAATATTTTTAATGTGGTCGACGATCTATGCTATGGCCTATATGGTTTGCTGAGGTTATTTTGTTATGACAAGTGAGGCTTGTGAGGATATGGTGTAGTATATGATTCACTTGTATGTTGCTGCAACAGGTTGCTATAAAGATTCTCAACCCCAATGGATCTCAAGGGAACAGAGAGTTCTGCACAGAAGTTATGGTGTTGAGCAGGATGAATCACCCGAATCTTGTCAAGCTTGTTGGCTTCTGCGCTGATGATGATCAGAGGCTTTTAGTTTATGAATTCATGCCTCTGGGTTCACTGGAAACTCATATATTTGGTATGGTACTAAACTACCATGTGTATATAGTTCCCTACTTCATTACATTGTTGCTGAATAATCAGAAGCTTGTTTAACCAGAATTCGGTTTTGTTTTTTATCTTCCCAGATCTTCCCCCTGATAAGAAGCCTCTTGACTGGAATACAAGGATGAAGATACTTGCTGGGGCAGCTCAAGGCCTGAAGCATTTGCATGTTAACTGCAACCCTCCTGTCATAAACCGTGACGTGAAATGCGCGAATATTTTGCTTGGCGAGGGATATCATCCAAAGCTGGCCGACTTTGGCTTGGCAAAGCTAGGTCCGACTGGCGACGATACTCATGTTTCAACTAGAGTGATGGGCACACCTGGGTATTGTGCACCGGAGTATCTTGAGAGCGGTCAGTTGACTATCAAGTCAGATATTTACAGCTTTGGTGTTGTTATACTGGAGGTTATCACAGGAAGAAAGGCTTTAGATCAGAGTC includes:
- the LOC123448956 gene encoding receptor-like cytoplasmic kinase 185 produces the protein MGCCASSQKKKGAAAGDRKKKEPAERPSQIAPAASPSPTPTPTPTPTPSPSAEMSRLGASQGAVRTKFISSPGHTHRLSFTYEELNAATLGFPQNHFLGEGGFGKVYKGVLDGNEVAIKILNPNGSQGNREFCTEVMVLSRMNHPNLVKLVGFCADDDQRLLVYEFMPLGSLETHIFDLPPDKKPLDWNTRMKILAGAAQGLKHLHVNCNPPVINRDVKCANILLGEGYHPKLADFGLAKLGPTGDDTHVSTRVMGTPGYCAPEYLESGQLTIKSDIYSFGVVILEVITGRKALDQSRIKAERSLAEWAIPLINQKDFTMLADPALGNQYSMTSLFQALSVARMCLNTTASRRPQIAEIAAALAHISKSKRTRRSAHQQSAAQVHQPGEDI